ATCAGCGAAATCAGTTTAGGAgaccaatataaaattaaaaaacattggGAATTCaaactaattatttttagtttaaattaaataattaatttttaaaagtggtcaaaaatgaaaaaatttatttaacaaaggTGGCTAAAACTAAGATTTGACGGTCAGCATGCGTGGCCCGTGGCTtcctatatatattatacaagCCACAAGGACTCGTTCCCATGTAAAGAGTAGTAAATTAAGTAGGAGAATACAAGGAAAGGAAACATTGGTGGTGCGGAGGAGTGAGAGAATGAGCGGTGAGAAGAGAAAAATTCTGATTTTCGGTGGCTGCGGCTACCTTGGCAAATTCATGGTGAAGGCAAGCGTTTCCTTGGGCCATCCCACATTTGTCTACACTCGCCCTCTCAACCCACATCCTCCCAACGCTCCTACTTCCAAGTTTCTTCTTCTCAAGGATTTTGAATCCATGGGAGTCAccattttctatgtatttattttatttcctattctttttaaaatgaaaatccGAAGTAATCAACATTTATCATCAAACtgagaatgaaaaaattttccttgtatattgatttttattataggGGGAGCTTGATGAGCATGAGAAGCTAGTTTCAGTGCTTAGACAGGTTGACGTTGTCATCTCCACATTAGCAGTCCCACAACATCTTGaccaattcaaaataataaaagccATCAAAGACGCTGGCACAATTAAGGTTACTTACTGCTCCTAATcaatcaaacccaatattccaaATGTTATATCTGTTTATACTCGGTTGATTTTTTAATCGAAAATTAATAATCaactaaactttcaaaattaatattttcgtAAAAGCCTTTAAACGTAGTAGATGACGTTACAAAAACGTATTGACGAATGGGATCTAAagattgatatttttttatttatgagttcttttttttaacatttaagcaatatatatatataaggcttaaatggtaaaatatatTACACGTAACCCCTCCTGAAACGGGAAGAAGCCTGGAGCAATATTTGTAATTTGATGGCATagtgaatattaaattttaagtgtgTTAAATTATGGTGAAAATTGTAGAGGTTTGTGCCATCAGAATTCGGAAATGAAGTGGACAGATCAAGAAATGCACTTCCACCATTTGAAGCTTTACTTGGCAACAAAAGGAAGATCAGAAGGGCAGTTGAGGAAGCTGGAATCTCATTCACTTACGTAGCTGGAAATTCATTTGCAGCCTATTTTGTTGACATCATTCTTCATCCTCATCAGAATCCTTCAGAAGTTGTGGTTTATGGAAGTGGGGAAGCCAAGGGTAAGCTTAgctaaatttagaattttaaaacagATAAAGAGTTtagaaaattaacaaattcatgCATGTTATGCATGCAGTTGTATTCAACTATGAGGAAGATGTAGCAACCTATACCGTAAAAGCAGCGACAGATCCAAGGGTAGCCAATCGTGTAATCATATATAGACCGCCAGG
This genomic stretch from Gossypium raimondii isolate GPD5lz chromosome 6, ASM2569854v1, whole genome shotgun sequence harbors:
- the LOC105771564 gene encoding isoeugenol synthase 1 — encoded protein: MSGEKRKILIFGGCGYLGKFMVKASVSLGHPTFVYTRPLNPHPPNAPTSKFLLLKDFESMGVTIFYGELDEHEKLVSVLRQVDVVISTLAVPQHLDQFKIIKAIKDAGTIKRFVPSEFGNEVDRSRNALPPFEALLGNKRKIRRAVEEAGISFTYVAGNSFAAYFVDIILHPHQNPSEVVVYGSGEAKVVFNYEEDVATYTVKAATDPRVANRVIIYRPPGNIASQLELISAWEKKTGRTLKRVYVPEEELVKLSETMSFPDNIPVAVLHNIFVKGEQMRYEVTGDDLEASKLYPDYNYTSIDKYLDVCLVDPPKPKLAAFA